DNA from Arthrobacter sp. FW305-BF8:
CGGCCATGGCTCCGACCGTGTCCTCGATCGGGACCGTCTTGTCCACCCGGTGCTGGTAGTAGAGGTCGATGTGGTCCACGCCGAGCCGCTGCAGGCTGGCGTCGCAGGCGGAGCGGACGTACTCGGGGCGGCCGTTGATGCCCACCCAGGAACCGTCCTCCCGCCGCTCGTTGCCGAACTTCGTGGCCAGGACCACGTCGGAGCGCCGGTCCGCGATGGCCCTGCCGACCAGCTGCTCGTTGGTGAACGGGCCGTACATGTCAGCGGTGTCCAGCAGGGTTCCACCGGCGTCCAGGAAGGCGTGGATGGTGGCGATGGACTCGCTGTCGTTGCCGGTCCCGTAGAACTCGCTCATGCCCATGCAGCCGAGGCCGAGGCTGGAGACGGAAAGTGAACCAAGCGTGCGGGATTCCATGGGGCTCTCCTCAGGTAGGTTGCGGGAGTGGCTCAGGGAGGTGTGGTGTAGTCGCCACTATAAGTCGACCTGCGGCATTTATGCTCCACTTTCGTGGCGCCGAAACGCCGCCGACCCCGGGTGTACCGCATGCTGACGCGGTTTCCCGGTGACCGGCGGCGATGTTGTTTCCGAAAGTGGTGCAGAAATGCGGGGTGCTGCGCGGATTTTCGGCGCCCCGGCAACAACAGCTACGGCGAGGGGGTGCCGCCGTTGACGTTCAGGGTCTCGCCGACCACGAAACTCGACTCCGCCGAGGCCAGGAACACGTAGGCGGGGGCGAGTTCGGCGGGCTGCCCGGCGCGTCCCAGGGGGGTGTCCTTGCCGAACTCGGGAAGGGCTTCCTTGGGCTGGCCGCTGCTGACCTGCAGGGGAGTCCAGATCGGCCCGGGAGCCACGGCGTTCACCCGGATTCCCTTCGGCGCCAGCTGCTGTGCCAGTCCCTTGGTGAAGTTGTTGATGCTCGCCTTCGTGGTGGCGTAGTCGAGGAGGGTGGGCGACGGGTTGTAGGCCTGGATCGACGTCGTGTTGATGATCGTCGAGCCCGCGGGAAGGTGCGGCACCGCGGCCCTGGTGAGCCAGAACATGGCGTACACGTTGGTCTTCTGCGTGTGGTCGAACTGTTCGTCGGTGATGTCGCCGATGTCCTCCTGCGCCACCTGCTTGCCGGCGTTGTTCACGAGGAGGTCCAGTCCGCCCAGTTCCTGCAGTGCGGTGTCCACCAGCTTCTGGCAGGTAGCGGGGTCCTTGAGGTCGCCCGGGACTTTCACGGCCTTGCGGCCGGCCTTCTCGATCAGGTTCGCGATTTTCGCGGCGTCTTCCTCCTCCTCGGGAAGGTAAGAGAGCACGACGTCGGCCCCTTCCCGGGCGAACGCGATCGCCGTCGCTGCGCCGATGCCGGAGTCCGCACCCGTGACGATTGCCTTCCTGCCGTCGAGGCGGCCCGTGCCGCGGTAGGTGTCCTCGCCCAGGTCGGCCTTGGGTTCTAGCTTGGCGTCCAGGCCGGGCTCGGGCTGGTGCTGCTTGGGCGGCTCGATGTGCTCGTAAGCGGTGACAGGGTTCTTGAAGGTGTACTGGTCGGTCATGGTTCTCCTCCGTGGTGGTGTTGAACGCGGACAGGATCATCTTGGTCCGGCGGTGCTGGCATCGTAGGAATGCTAAGCATGCTTACCGTCCACCCTAACGAGACTGCGGCGGTGCCGCCAGTGGCAGTTGGCGAACTGTTCGAGGCGACCTGTTCGAGGTGGGCCACTCGGGGCAGGCCGCTTGGTGGTTGCTCAGGGCGGGCTGTGGAGAAGGGTTGATGGCCGCCCCTTCCGCGTTCTGCATCGCCTGAATAGGCTGGCAGTCCCAGCCTTGGCGAACGGTCGCCGGTGGCGGTCCCCAGAAGTAGATCCGGTACGCAGTTACGAAGGAGTGTAGGCGATGGACAACCAGGATATTCTGCAGCGCATCCAGGCGCTGGTTGACGAAGAGCATCAGCTCCGCGATCCTGCGGCGTCGGGTCCCGCCAGCGGCTCCGGCGGGGGTGGCTCCGGGGAAGATGCTTCCGACGAGGGTGTGGCTGAGCGGGATGAGCGCCGGGCCCGGCTGCGCCAGGTGGAAGAGGCTCTGGACCAGTGCTGGGATTTGCTGCGCCAGCGGCGGGCTAAGTCGAAGGCGGGCGAGGACCCCAACGAGGCGGATGCTCGTCCCGTCAATGAGGTGGAAGGCTATGTGCAGTAGCAAGCGGCCGGCCCCGTAAAGGTCGGCCAGCGGCAGTCGGGGGCCGGCCGGTCCAGTAAGAGGCCTGCGGGCAGTAAGCTCCACCCGCACGGAAGGGCGGCCGCCGTTAGCAGCCGCCCTTCCGCGTTGCTGGAACGTGTTATTGCTGGTGCGTTATCGCCGAAACGTTATTGCCGGTGCGCTGTTACCGCACGGCAGCCCGTGCCGGCGCTTACTGTTCCTGCCCGCTGTGCAGTCCATCGTCGCTGCTGTCTGCGGAAGCCGAGTCGCCGGTGTCGTCGGAGAGGTCCATGTTGCCGCGGGCTTCCTCCATGGTCGGGCCGCCGGACGGGACGCTGTAGCGCTCCGGGCGAATGCCGTGCGACTGCTCCTCGATCAGCGCCTGCTCCTCGCTGAAGCGGATGACGTTGGCGTCATCACCGGCGTCGCCGGGAACGTCCTCGCGGAGCTTTGAAGGGTCCGGAACGATAAAGCCGTCTGCCTTGCTGCTGTGTTCACTCACTGAACTCATCCCTTCCGTTTGTTGCCTCGGCCTACATGGTAAGCCTACTTTCTATTGCCGACGCCGGGAAATGGCCCGGGAAGCGGCTCAGGAAGGTGGCCCCCCGCAGGCCGGCGAAAAGCGAGATTTCGGCCTCAGTTGCGGTGTAATCTCCGTCATAGTCGGTCACGACACACAATGTTTACCCACCAAAGTCGCCATAATTGCCCACCTCTTGGCAAACTACTGGGGGAACAATCGCTCTGTAAGGGGAACCATGCGCAAGACTGCCGCCGAAAACACCAACATCCGCCTCAAGGCCGTGCTGGACGTTCTGGCAGAGGGGGTGTTGTCCGGTGACTCGCAGAACGCCGGCGCCGTGCTGGCTGAAGCGCTCGTACGCGTGCCGCTGAACGCCTACGAAGCTGAACTGCTCAGCGGCGGCATTCCCCGCGGCCACAAGTCGCTGACCACCGCCACGTCCAAGCTGGTCAAGGCCGGCTGGCTCGTCAAGGGACGCTCCGGCTGGACTATCACCGAGGACGGGCAGCGCGCGACGGTCGCCTTCCCGGACGCAGCCAGCTTCTCGGCAGCGCTCGACGCCGGTACTCCGGTCCCTGTCGGCACGCCCCTTCCGGTGGCCGCACCTGCCAAGCCGGCAGCCGCGGAGGCAGCCCCGGCAGAGGCCGAGAAGGCCCCGTCCAAGGCAGCGAAGGTTGTCGACAAGGCCGCCAAGCTGATCGAGGACGCAGTCGCTCCCGTCGCCAAGGCTGTGCGCAAGAAGGCAGAGGCCGACGCCGAGGCGCAGGCTCCCGCCGTCGAAAACTCCACGGAAACCATCGAGCAGCCTGCAGCGGTGGCCGTGGCTGGCGACTTCAACACCCTGCTGGGAGCCCCGGAGAACTGGGCGCCGCAGTACGACGAAGCGCAGATGAAGCTGGACGAGCTGGACCAGCTGTGGAAGATTTCGGCTGAGATCCCGGCCGGCTACTACAACTTCAAGATCGCCCTCAACCGTTCCTGGGATGAGAACTACGGTGCGTTTGGCGCATTCGATGGTGCCAACCACGAACTGCACCACTCCGGCGGCCAGCTCACCATTCGCTACAACCACCGGACGCGGGACATCACCGTCAACTGATCCCGTCCGGCCGAAGCCCCGCTCCAGCGCATGCTGCGGCGGGGCTTCGTCGTTCCCGGCCCGCCGGTCGAGCTGGTCAAGACCAGGGTGACTCTGGTCCGCTGGTCGGGCTTGTCGAGACCAACGGGAGTCACTTCGTTCGCGGTGCCTTCGGAGCCGGTTCGTTATTGACGGCAACACTTTGGACGCGGTGCCCTCGAACGTCTTCCCCAGTCGATGGAGACACGCCCAGAATGGTGAGCACGTTCGCAACTCAAGGAGGAGCTTTGCGCTATTCAGGGACTTTGTCCGGGGCCGCGGTGTTGGCCGCCGTCGTCGCGCTGGCCGGCTGCGGGGCGCCTGCCTCGCCCGGCGGAGGGTCTGCGGCACCCACAACGTCAGCCTCTTCCTCTGCCACGGCCTCCGCAACGGGAAGCGGGACTGCGACGGCGAGCGACAGCCCCGCGTCTGCCACTGCCACGCCATCCGCAACGCTGCCTGAGGGCTGGAAGACCTTTACGACGTCGGACGGCAAGTTGAGCTTCGATCTTCCGTCCGAGTGGACCATCAAGGATCCGGCCGGACAGACGCCGCAGGGCGGCGGCGTGTTCGTGGAGGTCCGGAACCCGGCTGGCAAGTCGATGGCCACGCTGCGCACCAACATGGTGGTGGGGGCCGAGTGCACCAAGAAGCAGCCGTACGGCATGTACGACTCGGAACCGCTCCCGGCACTGAAGCAGTCCGGCAGCACGCCAAGGTTCACATTCGAGTCGCGGCACGACCATGCGGCGACCGACCCCGCCAAGATGACGATCCTGGCCTACGGCATCACCTCGGCGCCGGAGCCGACCGGGCCCACGGCCTGCCCGATAGCCCATTTCTTCACGTGGCCGCCCAGCGGGGCGATGTTCGGCGGGGTCTACGACCCGTTCGACACCACCCCGGGAAATCCGCCCAACGTGGACACGCCTGAGGCGTACATGGAAACGCCCGAATACAAGAACCTCCGCGCCATGATCACCTCGCTCCGCCCGGCGGGATAGCGCCGAGCCTGTTGAGACCAAGGCCGCCGGCGCTACATTGGTTCCATGACTGACTCGAACGCAGCCGACCCGGACAGCGTCCGCCTCACCGCGCGGGTCACCGGCATGGTCCAAGGCGTCGGCTTCCGGTACTGGACCGCGCGCAAGGCCGATGAGCTGGGGCTGACCGGCTCAGTCAGGAACGACGACGACGGTTCGGTTGCCGTCGTCGCCGAGGGCCCGCAGCCGGACATCGTCGAATTCAGGCGCTGGCTCGGATCGTCCCACGCACCGGGGAGGGTGGCGCATGTCGACGAAAAGGTTTCCCCGGCTGAAGGCGGATTCGGGAGCTTTCAGGTTGTCAGCTGAGTCTGCCCCGGGCTGAGACCCAGGAAGGCCCCGAGCTCCTCGAGCGCGAACGGCCGTGACGGCATATAATTCGTGAGCTCAGGGGAGCGGACGATCACCGCCCGCCATTGACCACGGGACACAGCCACGTTGATCCGGTTGCGGTTGAGCAGGAATTCGGCGCCGCGCGGTGCCTCGGCAATGGCCGAACATGCCATGGACACGAGCACCACTGGAGCCTCCTGGCCCTGGAACTTGTCCACCGTGCCCACCCGCACCTCGGACAGGCCCTCATGGTCCAGGGCCTGCCGGACGGCCTGCACCTGGGCGTTGTACGCAGCCACCACCAGGATGTCCCTGGCTTCCAGCCGCCGGATCGGCTCGTCCTTGCCGGGCGTCCACTTGAGCCCGATATGCTCGCGCGCCAGTCCGACGATCGCTGCCGCCTCTTCCGCAGAGCTTGTGGTGTTGCCGGCATGCGGCACCAGAACGGTTTCCACGCCCGGAGGTAGCCCGTCGAGGTGGCGCAGGGATGCCGCCGGTGCGGATTCCAGTTTGCCGTCGTAACTGAGCACCGACACCTTGCGGCAGAGCTCAGGATGCATCCGCCAGGAATCGGCGAGGAAGTAGCCCCGCTCGGCAGGCATCGTGGCGTGCCCGGCTGACAGCCACCCGAGCGCGGACTCGTCGACCGGCTCAGGATGCGATCCCTGGGTGACCTGGGGAAGCTGCTGTGGGTCGCCGAGCAGCAGGAGCCGCTTCGCGGACCGGGCCACGGCCAGCGTGTTGGCCAGCGAATACTGGCCGGCCTCGTCAATGACCAGCAGATCCAGGGATCGTGCCGGTACGCATTTGCTCGTCATGGTCCAGGCGGTTCCGCCAACCAGGCAACCGCCGTCCGCGTCCAGGAGCCGCGCGATGTCCTCGTCGGCGACGCAGGTCCATGGGACGTCGTGCGGTTGGGACAGTTTCTTGGCCACCACGGCGTGATCCACCCCGGCCTTCTCGATTGCCGTGCAGAGCATGTTCTCGACGACGGCGTGCGACTGGGCGACCACGCCCACCTTCCAGCCGGCCTGCACCAGTCGGGCGATGACGTGGGAGCCGACGAACGTCTTGCCCGTTCCCGGAGGACCCTGCACCGCGACGTAGGACCCGTCGAGGTGTTCCAGCGCCCGGGTAATCGCAGACACGTAATCCGCTTTGCCCTCCGCATCGTTGCCAACTGCAGGCAGATTCCGGATGCCGGCCAGCCTGGGTGCTGTCCGGCGCAGGATGTCCACGCCGGGATGCTTGGGAAGTTCCGGCAGCGAGGAGCCGACGAGCTGCGCGAGTTCCGCCAAAGCGGCTTCGATGCTGACGGTGGGAATGGGACGGTCGTCCGTCAGCGCCATGGGCAGCTGGAAGTACGGGGGCACCGCTTTCTTGGATTTCTCCGTGATGGTGATGACGGTCCGGCCGGGCTGATCGGGATGGTCCTCGACGGCTTCCACGAGCGTGCCGAAAATGCCGTCCCGGGAGGGCGGCATGGTGGCTTCCTGGCGTGCTTCAGCAGCACCTGCAGGCTGGCCTGCTGCCACCCGCCGCGGGGTCCGCCCGCCGTCGACCTCCCCGAGGCCGTCGGGCAGGGGGTCCTCGAACATCCTGAACCAGGTGGAACCCGGCTTGAACTCCGAACCCTCGCTCATGATGCCGGTGAGCCGCAGGGTGCGGGATTCAGTCCGGGCGCGAGCGGTGGGCGGCGCCCAGTCCGACACGACCTCAGCCGATTCGACGATGAACACGTTGCGCTGGTCCCGCCACCTGTCGACCTCGGATTCGAGCCGGTCGAAATGCCCCCACCAGAACTGTTTGCGCTCCCGCCGGTGGTACCCGGTAGCCGCCGCGACCAGTGCCACGGCCTGCTCGTCCGGCGTCAGCCCGCGGTGCTCCGGAATGGCGTCTAGGAAGGCACGCAGACCCGCTTCCTCCTGTGACGGTTCAGCGTCCGGGACTGCATCCGACGGCGTCTGGGAACCGGAGGCTTCCAGGGCGCCGGCTTCCGCAGGAGCACTGATCTCCGCCAAAGCACTGATCTCCGTCAAAGCACTGATGTCCGGCTGAGCAGCGGGTGCCCCACCGCCACGCAGTTGCAGCAGCCAGTCCCGCAGGCGCAGCGTGGAAAGGCAGTCGTACTGGTTGTAGTCAGAAATGGAGGCCAGGATGGCAGCCGCCTCCTCCTGCGTCTCGGGTCCGGCATCGCGCGCTTCGCAGTAGGCCGCGTATGCCACCACCGAAGCGCCGGCGTCCTTGACGTCCCCGGAGCGCAGGTTGTCTCCCATGTACAGGGGCTCGAGCTTCTTGATGGAGTACGAGGCCTCGGAGATGCGGAGTGAGTGCCGGACGGTCGCATACAGGTCCACGAGGAGCCCGCCGCGCAGCCACGAATCCACCACGTCCTCGCCGGCGACATGGTTCAGTGAAAGATTGCGCAGGGCTGTTTTTTCGTAGGGCGCATAGTGGTAGACGTGCATGTCCGGGTACCGGGCCCGGCGTTCCTCCACGTAGGCGAGGAAGTCCAGGAACGCCTGCCGTTCATCGGCGCGCGAGTGGGCCCAGAACGGCCGGAACAACGGCTCCTGGCCCGGCGGATCAGTGGGCCGCGGAGCCTCAATCACACCGAACAGGTACTCCAGGCCCCATCGGTCCGCGGGATCCTGCCAGAGGGGGTCGCCCTCGAAGTCGAAGAAGATGTCGCCGTCACTCGGGGCAGGAATCCCGGCCAACGCGTTGTCTGGCAGCACCTTGTAGGTAACGGTGTGCGGCCGGCCCTCCTTCACGAAGGTGCGTGAACCGTCCTCAACCTCACGGCCGGTCTGCATCCTGGCCTGGTCGCGCAGCCGCCGGCGCGGCCCGGTAGCCAGGTGCAGAGGCAGGTCGGCGAGGGCGTCGATGGTAGTGATGCCGTCCGCAACCAGCTTCTTCCGCTGGACGGAGGTCATGCCTGCCACCATCAGCAGGTCCCGGTGCTGGGTCACCTGCTCGGCGCAGTAGTCGCACCTGCCGCAGTAGGTGACCCCGGGCTGCTGCCACGCCACTTGAGCCTCGGCGTGGCGGTGCGCGGCCGTGAGGTCACGGAACCGCGCCCGGCGCTCGCGGTACACGGGCAGCAGGTCCGCCAGCGAGTGGGAACTGCGTTCCATGTTGCCCAGCACCAGGGTGACGCGCGGGGCGGGTTCGAGTCCAAGACTGATCAGTTGGTCGCCGTACGCAGCAAGCTGCAGCAGGGCACCGACCTTGGCATGCCGCGCGAGCTTGGTGTCCCAGACCGCATACCGCGGGGCACCACTGTCTCCGCCAGGCACGTCAGAACCAGGCGAGGCGGCCCCCTCCCGCACCAGGAAGTCCGCATAGCCGAGGAATTCGCCGTCGAAGAAGGTGGCCTGGAAGACGACGTCGGCGCCGGTGCGGAGGGCGGCGGCGGTTTCCCGGGCCTTGTTCGCCAGGTCGGCACGGTCCGTGGTTCCACGCTCGACGCAGTAAACGCCGGTGCCGCGCGCCGGATCCCACGGGCCATGCTCGTCGATGAGGGAGGCGAGCACCTTGTGCTCATGGAGATCGCCGAGTTTGCCCGCCCGGGCCTGCATCTCGTCCGGGGGGAAGTCAGCCTTGGGGGAGCGGCCCAGCTTCTCGTCCAGGATCCGCAGCGTGCGGTACTCGCACTCACTGGCGGCCACGAGGTCGCTGGCTGAGAACACCAGATCAGCTGGCGCTCCCGGCGTGGTCGGGTGGAGCAGGAACATGGGGCCTCCCCATTGGCAGCCTCGCTCCGGGACGGTTCCCGGTGCACTGATTTGAATCTAGCAAGAGGCTATGACAATCAAACCGCACCGGGAGCTTTGCTGAGCGAGGAGCAGCGCCAACGGGGGACCCCACGTGCTTGCGCAGGCCAGAGAATGCGCAGATTAGTGGGCGGCCTGCCGTCCATTGTGGGAGTAGGTGAGGCAGTCGGCGTTGTCCGGGCCCGGGCCGACGTGGACTTCCGGTGCCTTGCACATGAGGTGGTCGTTGTGGACGCATTCCGACCGCTGGCATGCCCCGACGCCGGCGAGGACCTTCGGCAGGCCGCCGTGAATGCCGGTGTCGATGAACGTGGCACACGAGGCGTGGTCTGTGGTGCCGCCAACCGTGATGGCCTCGGCGTTGCATTCAGAATGGTCGTTGAAGGAGCAGTTGGTAACGCTGCAATCGGCTACATGCGTGCTCATGGATTCCTCCAAGATTCCGGACGCCCCGGCTGGGCGGCTCGCTCTTCCCAACGTAGGCCGAATGGGTCCAATCAAAAAGACCCAATTGTGTTGCGTAATTGATGTAATTGCTAAAACCCAACCCCTGAGTGTCTGCTCTCAATTTCCCGCCCAACCCCCATGGACCCGGTACGGGCAGCGTTCTAGACTGGCAGGACCCTCCACCTGTCAGGCCCGACGGCGTCGTCCG
Protein-coding regions in this window:
- a CDS encoding glucose 1-dehydrogenase, with the protein product MTDQYTFKNPVTAYEHIEPPKQHQPEPGLDAKLEPKADLGEDTYRGTGRLDGRKAIVTGADSGIGAATAIAFAREGADVVLSYLPEEEEDAAKIANLIEKAGRKAVKVPGDLKDPATCQKLVDTALQELGGLDLLVNNAGKQVAQEDIGDITDEQFDHTQKTNVYAMFWLTRAAVPHLPAGSTIINTTSIQAYNPSPTLLDYATTKASINNFTKGLAQQLAPKGIRVNAVAPGPIWTPLQVSSGQPKEALPEFGKDTPLGRAGQPAELAPAYVFLASAESSFVVGETLNVNGGTPSP
- a CDS encoding acylphosphatase, with amino-acid sequence MTDSNAADPDSVRLTARVTGMVQGVGFRYWTARKADELGLTGSVRNDDDGSVAVVAEGPQPDIVEFRRWLGSSHAPGRVAHVDEKVSPAEGGFGSFQVVS
- a CDS encoding TM0106 family RecB-like putative nuclease, which codes for MFLLHPTTPGAPADLVFSASDLVAASECEYRTLRILDEKLGRSPKADFPPDEMQARAGKLGDLHEHKVLASLIDEHGPWDPARGTGVYCVERGTTDRADLANKARETAAALRTGADVVFQATFFDGEFLGYADFLVREGAASPGSDVPGGDSGAPRYAVWDTKLARHAKVGALLQLAAYGDQLISLGLEPAPRVTLVLGNMERSSHSLADLLPVYRERRARFRDLTAAHRHAEAQVAWQQPGVTYCGRCDYCAEQVTQHRDLLMVAGMTSVQRKKLVADGITTIDALADLPLHLATGPRRRLRDQARMQTGREVEDGSRTFVKEGRPHTVTYKVLPDNALAGIPAPSDGDIFFDFEGDPLWQDPADRWGLEYLFGVIEAPRPTDPPGQEPLFRPFWAHSRADERQAFLDFLAYVEERRARYPDMHVYHYAPYEKTALRNLSLNHVAGEDVVDSWLRGGLLVDLYATVRHSLRISEASYSIKKLEPLYMGDNLRSGDVKDAGASVVAYAAYCEARDAGPETQEEAAAILASISDYNQYDCLSTLRLRDWLLQLRGGGAPAAQPDISALTEISALAEISAPAEAGALEASGSQTPSDAVPDAEPSQEEAGLRAFLDAIPEHRGLTPDEQAVALVAAATGYHRRERKQFWWGHFDRLESEVDRWRDQRNVFIVESAEVVSDWAPPTARARTESRTLRLTGIMSEGSEFKPGSTWFRMFEDPLPDGLGEVDGGRTPRRVAAGQPAGAAEARQEATMPPSRDGIFGTLVEAVEDHPDQPGRTVITITEKSKKAVPPYFQLPMALTDDRPIPTVSIEAALAELAQLVGSSLPELPKHPGVDILRRTAPRLAGIRNLPAVGNDAEGKADYVSAITRALEHLDGSYVAVQGPPGTGKTFVGSHVIARLVQAGWKVGVVAQSHAVVENMLCTAIEKAGVDHAVVAKKLSQPHDVPWTCVADEDIARLLDADGGCLVGGTAWTMTSKCVPARSLDLLVIDEAGQYSLANTLAVARSAKRLLLLGDPQQLPQVTQGSHPEPVDESALGWLSAGHATMPAERGYFLADSWRMHPELCRKVSVLSYDGKLESAPAASLRHLDGLPPGVETVLVPHAGNTTSSAEEAAAIVGLAREHIGLKWTPGKDEPIRRLEARDILVVAAYNAQVQAVRQALDHEGLSEVRVGTVDKFQGQEAPVVLVSMACSAIAEAPRGAEFLLNRNRINVAVSRGQWRAVIVRSPELTNYMPSRPFALEELGAFLGLSPGQTQLTT
- a CDS encoding DUF2630 family protein → MDNQDILQRIQALVDEEHQLRDPAASGPASGSGGGGSGEDASDEGVAERDERRARLRQVEEALDQCWDLLRQRRAKSKAGEDPNEADARPVNEVEGYVQ
- a CDS encoding DUF1540 domain-containing protein translates to MSTHVADCSVTNCSFNDHSECNAEAITVGGTTDHASCATFIDTGIHGGLPKVLAGVGACQRSECVHNDHLMCKAPEVHVGPGPDNADCLTYSHNGRQAAH
- a CDS encoding pullulanase X25 domain-containing protein — protein: MRKTAAENTNIRLKAVLDVLAEGVLSGDSQNAGAVLAEALVRVPLNAYEAELLSGGIPRGHKSLTTATSKLVKAGWLVKGRSGWTITEDGQRATVAFPDAASFSAALDAGTPVPVGTPLPVAAPAKPAAAEAAPAEAEKAPSKAAKVVDKAAKLIEDAVAPVAKAVRKKAEADAEAQAPAVENSTETIEQPAAVAVAGDFNTLLGAPENWAPQYDEAQMKLDELDQLWKISAEIPAGYYNFKIALNRSWDENYGAFGAFDGANHELHHSGGQLTIRYNHRTRDITVN